A section of the Kribbella sp. HUAS MG21 genome encodes:
- a CDS encoding GrpB family protein yields MTGIVIARPDETWPAQYQKTAYAIGGVLGELAQRIDHVGSTAVPGLPAKDVLDIQVTVGTEPELDDVAERMVAADWELRPPRRDHPVPGLPADDLQWVKRMLVEPMYRRRVNLHVRVAGRANQRYALLFRDYLRNHPDTARAYGAFKQHAAALRLELGDYTDLKDPVCDLIYLPAEDWAARTGWAA; encoded by the coding sequence ATGACTGGGATCGTCATCGCGCGGCCGGACGAGACGTGGCCCGCGCAGTACCAGAAGACGGCGTACGCGATCGGTGGGGTCCTCGGCGAGCTGGCTCAACGGATCGACCACGTCGGCTCCACCGCTGTGCCGGGGCTGCCCGCCAAGGACGTGCTCGACATCCAGGTGACCGTCGGCACCGAGCCCGAGCTCGACGACGTGGCGGAACGGATGGTCGCCGCGGACTGGGAGCTCCGCCCGCCGCGACGTGACCATCCGGTGCCGGGGCTGCCCGCCGATGACCTCCAGTGGGTGAAGCGCATGCTGGTCGAGCCGATGTACCGACGCCGGGTCAACCTACACGTCCGGGTCGCCGGTCGCGCCAACCAGCGGTACGCGCTGCTGTTCCGCGACTACTTGCGCAATCACCCGGACACAGCTCGTGCGTACGGCGCGTTCAAACAGCACGCGGCCGCGCTCCGGCTCGAGCTCGGTGACTACACCGATCTCAAGGACCCGGTCTGTGACCTCATCTATCTGCCTGCCGAGGACTGGGCTGCGCGCACCGGGTGGGCCGCCTAG
- the pgsA gene encoding CDP-diacylglycerol--glycerol-3-phosphate 3-phosphatidyltransferase: MTNPPTNPAPRAAGGPLHAPSAWNLPNALTVLRLVLVPLFVWLLLRNGGDTTGDRLLATAAFVVAIVTDRFDGDIARRWNLVTNFGKIADPIADKALTGAAFIGLSYLGELPWWVTIVVLVREWGVTLLRFWVIRHGVMPASRGGKLKTVLQAIALGLYLLPWQDQPIIHWPAVAIMAAAVAVTLITGLDYLLRALHLRNAAKRNLP, encoded by the coding sequence GTGACCAACCCGCCGACCAACCCGGCGCCGCGCGCAGCCGGCGGACCCCTCCACGCGCCCAGCGCGTGGAACCTGCCGAACGCGCTGACCGTCCTGCGGCTGGTCCTGGTCCCGCTGTTCGTCTGGCTCCTGCTGCGCAACGGCGGCGACACCACCGGCGACCGGCTGCTCGCCACCGCCGCGTTCGTCGTCGCGATCGTCACGGACCGCTTCGACGGCGACATCGCCCGCCGCTGGAACCTCGTCACGAACTTCGGCAAGATCGCCGACCCGATCGCCGACAAGGCCCTTACCGGCGCCGCCTTCATCGGCCTCTCGTACCTGGGCGAACTCCCATGGTGGGTCACCATCGTCGTCCTGGTCCGCGAATGGGGCGTGACCCTCCTCCGCTTCTGGGTGATCCGCCACGGCGTCATGCCCGCCAGCCGAGGCGGCAAACTCAAGACGGTCCTCCAGGCAATAGCCCTGGGCCTCTACCTACTCCCATGGCAAGACCAGCCCATCATTCACTGGCCCGCCGTAGCCATCATGGCCGCCGCAGTAGCCGTAACCCTCATCACCGGCCTCGACTACCTCCTCCGAGCCCTGCACCTCCGCAACGCCGCCAAACGCAACCTCCCCTGA
- the recA gene encoding recombinase RecA: MAGAASAERAVADREKALATALTQIERQCGKGAVMRLGEQGKAPIEVIPTGSISLDIALGIGGLPRGRVVEIYGPESSGKTTVALHAVANAQRAGGIAAFIDAEHALDPEYARKLGVDTDALLVSQPDSGEQALEIADMLVRSGAIDIVVIDSVAALVPRAEIEGEMGDSHVGLQARLMSQALRKMTGAVNGTGTTAIFINQLREKIGVMFGSPETTTGGRALKFYASVRLDVRRIESLKDGSDVVGNRTRVKVVKNKVAPPFKQAEFDIIYGQGISREGSLLDLGVEQGFVRKAGAWFTYESDQLGQGRENARNFLRDNPDLANELEKKIKEKMGIGPTLDQPADEAAEVDVDF; encoded by the coding sequence ATGGCGGGTGCAGCGAGTGCGGAGCGCGCGGTGGCCGATCGCGAGAAGGCGCTTGCGACCGCGCTGACGCAGATCGAGCGGCAGTGCGGCAAGGGTGCGGTGATGCGCCTGGGTGAGCAGGGCAAGGCACCGATCGAGGTCATCCCGACCGGTTCGATCTCGCTCGACATCGCGCTCGGGATCGGCGGCCTGCCGCGCGGCCGGGTGGTGGAGATCTACGGTCCGGAATCCTCCGGTAAGACCACGGTCGCCCTGCACGCGGTCGCGAACGCCCAGCGGGCCGGCGGCATCGCGGCCTTCATCGACGCCGAGCACGCCCTCGACCCGGAGTACGCGCGGAAGCTGGGCGTTGACACCGACGCGCTGCTGGTCTCGCAGCCCGACTCCGGTGAGCAGGCGCTGGAGATCGCCGACATGCTGGTCCGCTCCGGCGCGATCGACATCGTCGTGATCGACTCGGTGGCCGCGCTGGTGCCGCGCGCCGAGATCGAGGGCGAGATGGGTGACAGCCACGTCGGTCTGCAGGCCCGGCTGATGAGCCAGGCGCTGCGGAAGATGACCGGTGCGGTCAACGGCACCGGGACGACGGCGATCTTCATCAACCAGTTGCGCGAGAAGATCGGCGTGATGTTCGGTTCGCCGGAGACCACGACCGGTGGTCGCGCGCTGAAGTTCTACGCGTCGGTGCGGCTGGACGTGCGCCGGATCGAGTCGCTCAAGGACGGCTCGGACGTGGTCGGTAACCGGACCCGCGTCAAGGTCGTGAAGAACAAGGTGGCCCCGCCGTTCAAGCAGGCCGAGTTCGACATCATCTACGGCCAGGGCATCAGCCGCGAGGGCAGCCTGCTCGACCTCGGCGTGGAGCAGGGCTTCGTCCGCAAGGCCGGCGCGTGGTTCACCTACGAGAGCGACCAGCTCGGCCAGGGCCGGGAGAACGCGCGGAACTTCCTGCGCGACAACCCCGACCTGGCGAACGAGCTGGAGAAGAAGATCAAGGAGAAGATGGGCATCGGCCCGACCCTCGACCAGCCGGCCGACGAGGCCGCCGAGGTCGATGTCGACTTCTGA
- a CDS encoding DNA-formamidopyrimidine glycosylase family protein, with amino-acid sequence MPEGDTVWRACKRLNQALAGQELVSTDFRVPSLATTDLSGRTVHEVVARGKHILMRISGGLTLHSHFRMDGSWHLYRPGERWRGGPEHEIRVVLTTDPWTAVGYRLPVLELVSTDNEDSVVGHLGPDLLSPSFDRAAAIANVESDPGRTISEALLDQRNLAGIGNFYRVEVCFLLGLHPWRPVSTVDVPAAVDLSRKLMKANLRNGTQVSTGIDRPGQRSWVFERAGKPCRRCGTTILTAQLGEPTRERVTYWCPACQPES; translated from the coding sequence ATGCCGGAAGGAGACACCGTCTGGCGGGCCTGCAAGCGGCTGAACCAGGCCCTCGCCGGACAGGAGTTGGTCAGCACCGACTTCCGTGTGCCTTCGCTGGCGACGACAGACCTCAGTGGCCGGACAGTGCACGAGGTCGTTGCGCGCGGCAAACACATCCTGATGCGGATCTCGGGCGGACTGACGCTGCACAGTCACTTCCGGATGGACGGCAGTTGGCATCTGTACCGCCCAGGTGAGCGCTGGCGCGGCGGACCTGAGCATGAGATCCGGGTGGTCCTCACCACCGATCCGTGGACGGCGGTGGGCTACCGACTGCCGGTGCTCGAACTGGTCTCCACCGACAACGAGGACAGTGTGGTCGGTCATCTCGGACCTGACCTGCTGTCGCCGTCCTTCGATCGCGCAGCGGCGATCGCGAACGTCGAGTCCGATCCGGGCCGGACCATCAGCGAGGCATTACTCGACCAGCGCAACCTTGCCGGGATCGGCAACTTCTACCGCGTCGAGGTCTGCTTCCTCCTCGGTCTGCATCCGTGGCGCCCGGTGTCGACGGTCGACGTCCCCGCCGCGGTGGACCTCAGCCGGAAGCTGATGAAGGCCAACTTGCGCAACGGCACCCAGGTCAGCACCGGGATCGACCGCCCGGGGCAGCGCTCGTGGGTGTTCGAACGCGCCGGCAAACCCTGCCGGCGCTGCGGTACGACGATCCTCACCGCGCAACTGGGCGAGCCGACGCGCGAGCGGGTGACCTACTGGTGCCCGGCCTGCCAGCCCGAGAGCTGA
- a CDS encoding ATP-dependent helicase translates to MVGVKKTSALSRFSPATRAWFGDVFESATPAQLEAWDAITAGRDALVVAPTGSGKTLAAFLWALDRLATTPPPSDPKLRCRVLYVSPLKALAVDVERNLRAPLIGIRETARRLGEAPIDVEVAVRSGDTPAAERRRFASRPSDVLITTPESLFLLLTSQGRESLRGVETVIVDEVHAVAGTKRGAHLALTLERLDALLPKPAQRIGLSATVRPVEEVARFLGGERPVTVVQPKFAKQWDLSVVVPVEDMAELAATEVETSGSAAAPPQHASIWPHVEEHVFDLIGQHKSTIVFANSRRLAERLTARLNEIAAERAEMELPDLGSPAQLMAQSGGSLAAPPLIARAHHGSVSKEQRALIEADLKSGRLPCVVATSSLELGIDMGAVDLVIQVEAPPSVASGLQRVGRAGHQVGAVSRGVLFPKFRGDLIDTAVVVQRMRDGLIESLHIPANPLDVLAQQIVSIVSLDSIDVDELFALVRRCAPFATLPRSAYDGVLDMLSGRYPSDEFAELRPRIVFDRVSGEISGRPGAQRLAVTSGGTIPDRGLFGVFLVGESTNHRVGELDEEMVYESRVGDVFTLGASSWRIEDITHDRVLVSPAPGQPGRLPFWKGDAVGRPAELGAATGAFIRKMASLPAAKAIERARTAGLDEYAANNLVSYLAEQRDATSRVPDDVTIVVERFRDELGDWRVCVHSPYGGQVHGPWALAIAARLRDRYGMDAQSVSGDDGIVLRLPETDEAPPGADLVLFDPAEIEDLVTTEVGGSALFAARFRECAARALLLPRRNPGRRSPLWQQRQRASQLLSVASKFGSFPIVLETLREVLQDVYDLPSLKDLLTGISERRISVVEVETPEASPFAKSLLFGYVGAFMYEGDSPLAEKRAAALALDQSLLAELLGRTELRELLDAEVVLRTEAELQRLAEDRRARDAEGLFDVLRIVGPLSLPEATQRCVDGSDAESWLTSLAAARRVVRVRIAGEHRWAVVEDVARLRDALGVPLPPGVAEAHAEPVADPLGDLVSRYARTHGPFRAIDLATHLGIGVAVVTDALRRLGAAGRVVEGEFLPGGIALEWCDSEVLRLLRRRSLAALRKEVEPVDPSALARFLPAWQGITSSRGRGYDVLLGAVEQLAGCAVPASALESIVLPSRVPGYQPSMLDELTATGEVVWAGSGSLPGTDGWVSLHLADNCDLTLPDPDPAFELGETHQAVLDALSGGGAFFFRQLSDVVGSSAGVVEDEALVSILWDLVWAGHLTNDTLTPVRSLVGGGRGSHRARRATPRARPGRPARPGRPAMPSRSGPPTAGGRWSLLPARSSDATRRAHAAAETLLDRYGIVTRGSVITERTPGGFAAVYKVLSAFEESGRCRRGYFVAGLGAAQFALPGAVDRLRALAELPAPVEPDGPFGPPGRFGPGGTPSGGRGRKDNEPAARAVVLAASDPANPYGAALPWPERENAGGHRPGRKAGALVVMVDGQLIVYVERGGRTVLSFTEDADLLQPAVDALALSVRDGQLGKLSVETADGEQVRHTAFGDALAKAGFHATPRGLRLRA, encoded by the coding sequence ATGGTCGGCGTGAAGAAAACCAGCGCGTTGAGCCGGTTCTCGCCCGCGACCCGGGCGTGGTTCGGCGACGTCTTCGAGTCGGCCACCCCGGCCCAGCTCGAGGCGTGGGACGCCATCACGGCGGGCCGGGATGCGCTGGTGGTCGCCCCGACCGGCTCCGGGAAGACGCTGGCCGCGTTCCTGTGGGCGCTGGACCGCCTCGCCACGACTCCCCCGCCGAGCGATCCGAAGCTGCGCTGCCGGGTGCTGTATGTATCGCCGTTGAAGGCCCTGGCGGTCGACGTCGAGCGCAACCTGCGCGCGCCGCTGATCGGCATCCGGGAGACCGCGCGCCGGCTCGGCGAGGCGCCGATCGACGTCGAGGTCGCGGTGCGGTCAGGCGATACCCCGGCCGCTGAGCGTCGGCGGTTCGCCTCGCGACCCTCCGACGTACTGATCACTACCCCCGAGTCCTTGTTCCTGTTGCTGACGTCGCAGGGCCGCGAGTCGTTGCGCGGTGTCGAGACGGTCATCGTCGACGAGGTGCATGCGGTTGCCGGGACGAAGCGCGGCGCGCACCTGGCGCTGACGCTCGAGCGGCTCGACGCGCTGCTGCCGAAGCCGGCGCAGCGGATCGGCCTGTCGGCGACGGTGCGTCCGGTGGAAGAGGTGGCGCGCTTCCTCGGCGGCGAGCGGCCGGTGACGGTCGTGCAGCCCAAGTTCGCGAAGCAGTGGGACCTGAGCGTCGTCGTACCGGTCGAGGACATGGCCGAGCTGGCGGCGACCGAGGTCGAGACCTCCGGATCAGCAGCCGCGCCGCCGCAGCATGCCTCGATCTGGCCCCATGTCGAAGAGCACGTCTTCGACCTCATCGGCCAACACAAGTCGACCATCGTCTTCGCGAACTCACGCCGTCTGGCCGAGCGCCTGACCGCCCGCCTGAACGAGATCGCCGCGGAGCGGGCCGAGATGGAGCTGCCGGATCTCGGTTCGCCCGCGCAGCTGATGGCGCAGTCAGGTGGATCGCTCGCGGCCCCGCCGTTGATCGCGCGCGCCCATCACGGTTCGGTCAGCAAGGAGCAACGGGCTCTGATCGAGGCGGACCTCAAATCCGGACGGCTGCCGTGCGTGGTGGCGACGAGCAGCCTTGAGCTCGGCATCGACATGGGTGCCGTCGATCTGGTCATCCAGGTCGAGGCTCCGCCGTCGGTCGCGAGCGGGCTGCAGCGCGTCGGCCGCGCGGGTCACCAGGTCGGAGCCGTGTCGCGTGGCGTGCTGTTCCCCAAGTTCCGTGGCGATCTGATCGACACAGCCGTCGTCGTGCAGCGGATGCGTGACGGCCTGATCGAGAGCCTGCACATCCCGGCGAACCCGCTCGACGTGCTCGCGCAGCAGATCGTGTCGATCGTGTCGCTGGATTCGATCGACGTCGACGAGCTGTTTGCCTTGGTACGACGTTGCGCGCCGTTCGCGACGCTGCCCAGATCGGCGTACGACGGGGTGCTCGACATGCTGTCCGGGCGCTATCCGTCGGACGAGTTCGCGGAGCTGCGGCCGCGGATCGTGTTCGACCGGGTGAGCGGCGAGATCTCGGGCCGTCCGGGTGCGCAGCGGCTCGCGGTGACGAGCGGTGGCACGATTCCGGACCGCGGGCTGTTCGGCGTGTTCCTGGTCGGCGAGTCCACGAACCATCGCGTCGGCGAGCTCGACGAGGAGATGGTGTACGAGTCACGCGTCGGCGACGTGTTCACGCTCGGCGCATCGAGCTGGCGGATCGAGGACATCACGCACGACCGTGTCCTGGTCTCCCCCGCGCCGGGTCAGCCCGGCAGGTTGCCGTTCTGGAAGGGTGACGCGGTCGGTCGGCCGGCGGAGCTCGGCGCGGCGACCGGCGCGTTCATTCGCAAGATGGCGTCGCTGCCTGCCGCCAAGGCGATCGAGCGTGCGCGGACCGCCGGCCTCGACGAGTATGCCGCCAACAACCTCGTGTCCTACCTCGCCGAGCAGCGCGACGCGACCAGCCGGGTGCCGGACGACGTGACGATCGTGGTGGAGAGGTTCCGCGACGAGCTCGGCGACTGGCGCGTCTGCGTGCATTCGCCGTACGGCGGTCAGGTCCACGGCCCGTGGGCGCTGGCGATCGCGGCGCGGCTGCGGGATCGGTACGGGATGGACGCGCAGTCGGTCTCGGGTGACGACGGGATCGTGCTACGGCTTCCGGAGACGGACGAGGCGCCGCCGGGGGCGGATCTGGTGCTGTTCGATCCGGCCGAGATCGAGGATCTGGTCACTACGGAGGTCGGCGGATCGGCGTTGTTCGCGGCCCGGTTCCGCGAGTGCGCGGCGCGGGCGCTGCTCCTGCCGCGTCGCAACCCGGGACGTCGATCGCCGCTGTGGCAGCAACGGCAACGGGCCTCACAGTTGTTGAGCGTGGCAAGCAAGTTCGGGTCGTTCCCGATCGTGCTCGAGACGCTGCGCGAGGTGCTGCAGGACGTCTACGACCTGCCGTCGCTGAAGGATCTGCTGACCGGGATCAGTGAGCGGCGGATTTCAGTCGTCGAGGTGGAGACGCCGGAAGCATCACCGTTCGCGAAGTCGCTGCTGTTCGGCTACGTGGGCGCCTTCATGTACGAGGGCGACAGCCCGCTCGCCGAGAAGCGAGCGGCCGCTCTCGCCCTGGACCAGAGCCTGCTCGCCGAGTTGCTCGGACGGACCGAGCTGCGTGAGTTGCTCGACGCCGAAGTCGTACTGCGGACCGAAGCGGAGCTGCAGCGACTGGCCGAGGACCGTCGCGCGCGTGATGCCGAGGGCCTGTTCGACGTACTGCGGATCGTCGGGCCGCTGTCCTTGCCAGAGGCGACCCAGCGGTGCGTCGACGGTTCGGACGCCGAGTCCTGGCTGACGTCACTCGCGGCTGCGCGGCGCGTCGTACGTGTGCGAATCGCGGGCGAACACCGCTGGGCCGTTGTCGAGGACGTCGCACGCTTGCGGGACGCTCTCGGCGTACCGCTGCCACCTGGCGTCGCGGAGGCGCACGCCGAGCCGGTTGCCGATCCGCTCGGGGACCTGGTGTCTCGCTACGCGCGCACGCATGGTCCTTTCCGCGCGATCGATCTCGCGACACATCTCGGGATCGGCGTCGCTGTCGTCACTGATGCGCTGCGACGTCTGGGTGCGGCAGGACGTGTCGTCGAAGGCGAGTTCCTGCCGGGTGGAATCGCGCTCGAGTGGTGCGACAGCGAGGTCCTGCGGCTGTTGCGGCGTCGCTCACTGGCCGCGCTGCGGAAGGAGGTCGAGCCGGTCGATCCTTCCGCGCTGGCCCGGTTCCTGCCCGCGTGGCAAGGCATCACGAGCAGTCGGGGTCGCGGGTACGACGTACTTCTCGGAGCCGTCGAGCAGCTCGCGGGGTGCGCCGTGCCGGCGTCGGCGCTGGAGTCGATCGTGCTGCCGTCGCGCGTACCCGGGTATCAGCCGTCGATGCTGGACGAGCTGACGGCGACCGGTGAGGTGGTGTGGGCCGGCTCGGGTTCCCTGCCGGGGACCGACGGGTGGGTTTCGCTGCACCTGGCGGACAACTGTGATCTGACGTTGCCCGATCCGGATCCGGCGTTCGAGCTGGGAGAGACGCATCAGGCGGTGCTGGACGCGCTGTCGGGTGGCGGGGCGTTCTTCTTCCGGCAGTTGAGCGATGTGGTCGGCTCGAGCGCCGGTGTGGTGGAGGACGAGGCGCTGGTCAGCATCCTCTGGGATCTCGTCTGGGCCGGTCATCTGACGAACGACACTCTGACGCCGGTGCGATCGCTGGTCGGCGGTGGACGCGGCAGCCATCGGGCTCGTCGCGCGACACCGCGCGCGCGTCCGGGGCGGCCGGCGCGGCCCGGGAGGCCTGCGATGCCGTCGCGGAGTGGACCGCCGACGGCGGGCGGGCGATGGTCGTTGCTCCCGGCCCGTAGTTCGGACGCGACGCGGCGAGCTCACGCCGCCGCTGAGACACTGCTCGATCGCTACGGGATCGTGACCCGCGGGTCGGTCATCACCGAGCGGACACCCGGCGGGTTCGCGGCCGTGTACAAGGTGCTGAGCGCATTCGAGGAGTCTGGGCGGTGCCGGCGCGGCTACTTCGTCGCTGGGTTGGGCGCGGCGCAGTTCGCGCTGCCTGGGGCCGTCGATCGGCTGCGCGCGCTCGCGGAGCTGCCTGCTCCGGTTGAGCCTGACGGGCCATTCGGTCCACCGGGCCGGTTCGGTCCGGGCGGCACCCCATCCGGTGGGCGCGGCCGCAAGGACAACGAGCCGGCCGCGCGTGCCGTCGTACTGGCCGCGTCCGATCCCGCGAACCCGTACGGCGCCGCGCTGCCGTGGCCCGAGCGGGAGAACGCCGGCGGTCATCGTCCGGGCCGGAAGGCCGGCGCGCTCGTCGTGATGGTCGACGGGCAGTTGATCGTGTACGTCGAACGCGGCGGGCGGACCGTACTGAGTTTCACCGAGGACGCGGACCTGCTGCAACCGGCCGTCGACGCGTTGGCGTTGTCGGTCCGCGATGGTCAGCTGGGCAAGTTGAGCGTGGAGACCGCGGACGGTGAGCAGGTGCGGCATACGGCGTTCGGCGACGCGTTGGCGAAGGCAGGCTTCCATGCGACGCCGCGCGGTCTGCGGCTCCGGGCCTGA
- a CDS encoding helix-turn-helix transcriptional regulator — protein MVLVRGLLGDVLRRKRLRQGRTLREVSADARVSLGYLSEVERGQKEASSELLAAICMALDVPLSAVFAEVSEDLAREEALVLAHPAIEPEVVASAA, from the coding sequence ATGGTGCTGGTTCGTGGCCTGCTGGGCGACGTGCTGCGGCGTAAGCGGCTGCGCCAGGGGCGCACTCTGCGCGAGGTGTCCGCCGATGCCCGTGTCAGCCTCGGCTACCTGTCCGAGGTCGAGCGTGGTCAGAAGGAAGCCTCCAGCGAGCTGCTGGCGGCGATCTGTATGGCGCTCGACGTGCCGCTGTCGGCGGTGTTCGCCGAGGTCAGTGAGGACTTGGCGCGCGAAGAGGCGCTCGTGCTGGCGCATCCGGCGATCGAGCCCGAGGTCGTGGCTTCGGCCGCCTGA
- a CDS encoding DUF4262 domain-containing protein, whose translation MCDRCGGLSDERYARQIERNIQTYGWTMQYVQGDGDRNPAFGYTLGLSLYQHPEIIVFEAEPSYAYLGLKPLAWAVMEGAAFDEGDDLSGFFPPPHTAELLRFPDSAHHLYTANAMFRQPGDPPIAALQLIWPTRTALIQPIDRRPAPDGGAR comes from the coding sequence ATGTGCGACAGGTGCGGCGGCCTGAGCGACGAGCGGTACGCGCGGCAGATCGAGCGGAACATCCAGACCTATGGCTGGACGATGCAGTACGTCCAAGGCGACGGCGACCGGAACCCGGCCTTCGGCTACACGCTGGGCCTCAGTCTGTACCAGCATCCGGAGATCATCGTCTTCGAAGCCGAGCCGAGCTACGCCTACCTCGGCCTCAAACCGCTCGCCTGGGCGGTCATGGAAGGTGCGGCCTTCGACGAGGGCGACGACCTGTCCGGGTTCTTCCCGCCACCGCACACCGCCGAGCTGCTGCGGTTCCCCGACTCGGCGCACCACCTCTACACAGCCAACGCGATGTTTCGGCAGCCCGGCGATCCACCGATCGCGGCGCTTCAGCTCATCTGGCCGACCCGGACGGCCCTGATCCAGCCGATCGACCGCCGCCCGGCCCCGGACGGAGGTGCCAGGTGA
- a CDS encoding DUF2332 domain-containing protein — MYRRIGEVDAPKVSPVYGRIAIALSESEAALRVIETAPPRKRTPTIILAALHDLALAGQAPALAQAFADSRANAIAGDHRGYVAGPADPRQPAAQSLQDVGAVAAEVVLGSWELVLERAVARKLRADEGGRHAVLHPAVAEVARRVGARAVGLIDVGRSAGLNLTVDRAGISYSNGQALGDASSAVQVSASVVGGGSVPAVVMPEVSARVVVDVDPVDVTDAEEARWLRACVPPDQVERLARLEAELELAAADPPLLVRGDLVEVLPEAIARVPDDVLPVVITTWALSGLGLEDRLRFLQRLDEAATRRPVAWVSVEGVGVAPGVPTFGDRRASGHSIIGLGVFEHASMHAGAVGRCWLRGEMLAWLAEHS, encoded by the coding sequence GTGTATCGGCGCATCGGTGAGGTGGACGCTCCGAAGGTCTCGCCGGTGTACGGGCGCATCGCAATCGCGCTGAGCGAGTCGGAGGCGGCGCTGCGGGTCATCGAAACCGCGCCGCCGCGGAAGCGAACCCCGACGATCATCCTCGCAGCGCTCCACGACCTCGCTCTCGCCGGCCAAGCGCCCGCTCTTGCCCAGGCCTTCGCAGATAGCCGCGCCAACGCCATCGCTGGCGACCACCGAGGGTACGTGGCTGGCCCGGCTGACCCTCGTCAGCCCGCAGCACAATCTCTGCAAGACGTGGGCGCCGTCGCGGCTGAGGTGGTGCTCGGGAGTTGGGAGTTGGTTCTGGAGCGGGCTGTGGCGCGGAAGTTGCGAGCGGACGAGGGCGGTCGGCATGCGGTGTTGCATCCGGCGGTTGCGGAGGTAGCGCGGCGGGTTGGGGCTCGGGCTGTTGGGCTGATTGATGTGGGGCGGTCGGCTGGACTGAATCTGACGGTTGATCGGGCGGGGATCTCATACAGCAACGGGCAGGCGTTGGGTGATGCGAGCTCGGCGGTTCAGGTGTCGGCCTCAGTTGTGGGCGGCGGGTCCGTGCCAGCGGTGGTGATGCCCGAGGTGTCGGCTCGGGTCGTGGTTGATGTTGATCCGGTGGATGTGACCGACGCGGAGGAAGCACGTTGGCTGCGGGCGTGTGTCCCGCCGGACCAGGTGGAGCGGCTCGCGCGGCTCGAGGCGGAGCTGGAGTTGGCCGCGGCGGATCCTCCGCTGCTCGTGCGTGGCGACCTCGTCGAGGTACTTCCGGAGGCGATTGCTCGGGTACCTGACGACGTACTGCCGGTGGTGATCACCACCTGGGCGCTGTCGGGGTTGGGTCTCGAGGACAGATTGCGGTTCTTGCAGCGGCTTGATGAGGCAGCAACTCGTCGGCCTGTTGCTTGGGTGTCCGTCGAGGGCGTGGGGGTGGCGCCGGGGGTGCCGACATTTGGTGACCGGCGGGCTTCGGGACACAGCATCATCGGGCTGGGCGTGTTCGAACATGCGTCGATGCACGCCGGCGCAGTTGGTCGCTGCTGGCTCCGAGGCGAGATGCTCGCCTGGCTGGCCGAACACAGCTGA
- a CDS encoding CinA family protein, whose protein sequence is MAVVGEFEVASRRLVGLLVERGVTLATAESLTGGMVGAVLTDVPGVSAVYRGGVVVYATDLKAKLAGVPEDLLAAVGPVHPDTAAALASGVRERLEADYGLATTGVAGPDPQGGVEVGTVYVAAAGPGAVQVRKLQLSGDRAAIRRGTVQAVLELGANVVAEELD, encoded by the coding sequence GTGGCGGTGGTTGGGGAGTTTGAGGTGGCGAGTCGGCGGTTGGTGGGGTTGTTGGTGGAGCGTGGCGTGACGCTGGCCACGGCTGAGTCGTTGACGGGAGGGATGGTCGGGGCGGTTCTGACGGATGTGCCGGGGGTGTCGGCTGTGTATCGGGGTGGCGTAGTGGTGTACGCGACCGACCTGAAGGCCAAGCTCGCAGGTGTCCCGGAGGATCTGCTGGCGGCTGTGGGACCGGTGCACCCGGACACGGCTGCGGCCCTCGCGAGCGGCGTGCGAGAGCGTCTCGAGGCGGATTACGGGCTCGCGACGACGGGTGTGGCGGGTCCGGACCCGCAGGGCGGTGTCGAGGTCGGCACGGTGTACGTCGCTGCGGCCGGACCGGGCGCCGTGCAGGTGCGGAAGCTGCAATTGAGCGGCGATCGGGCTGCCATCCGCCGAGGGACTGTGCAGGCCGTCCTGGAACTCGGGGCAAATGTTGTGGCGGAAGAACTCGACTGA
- a CDS encoding DUF3046 domain-containing protein — translation MRLTEFWERMDHHLGPAYARTWAETQVVQELDGRTVVEALADGEAAKVVWRAVWAHLNLPPSER, via the coding sequence ATGAGACTGACGGAGTTCTGGGAGCGGATGGATCACCATCTCGGTCCCGCGTACGCACGGACCTGGGCGGAGACCCAGGTGGTCCAGGAGCTCGACGGCCGCACGGTCGTCGAGGCCCTGGCCGACGGTGAGGCCGCGAAGGTCGTGTGGCGCGCTGTGTGGGCGCACCTCAACCTTCCGCCCAGCGAACGCTGA